AAACTTCCCGTCAATGAATCCTTATTCATTACGGCAGGTGCTTTTAAAGCTAAAATAACAGCGCAGTCCATTCTCCTTTCCAATATGGAAATTTTCACCGGATTATTCTGGCTGGCATTAATTACAGCGTTTGCTTTACTGCTGTATCATCCCGTAAAAATTGCGGTGAGAAATATTATGTGATTTTAGGCCGAAAATTTGCTGTACTTCATGAAATTTGATTTTATGGAAATTCAGGAAGTTGTCTCCAGTCAGAAAGCATTTTTCAAAACCCATCAGACAAAGAATATCAAGTTCAGAAAAATGTATCTTGAAAAACTGCGGGATCTTATTATAAAAAATGAAGATCTCATGTGTGAAGCTATTCACCAGGATTTTGGCAAGTCTAAATTTGATACTTTTACCACAGAACTTTCTTTTGTTCTGAATGATATTGATTATTATCTTAAAAATATAAACTCACTTTCAAAATCTAAAAGTGTAAGAACCAATCTATCCACCCAGATTGGGAAAAGCAGTATCCATCCGGAACCTTTAGGCTGTGTTTTGGTTATCGGTGCATGGAATTATCCTTATCAACTATCACTTTCTCCCATGATTGCTGCATTAGCAGCCGGAAACTGCTGTATTTTAAAGCCAAGCGAAATTGCAGAAAATACCATGAAAGTGATGTCAAAACTTATCAATGAGAACTTTCCTCCCGAATACCTGTATGTTTATGAAGGTGGTATTGATGAGACTACGGAACTTTTAAAACTAAAATTTGACAAAATATTTTTCACCGGTAGCACAAAAGTTGGAAAGTTCATTTATAAAGCTGCTGCAGAACATTTAACGCCCGTTGTTCTTGAATTGGGTGGAAAATCTCCTGCTATTGTCACCAAAGATGCAGATCTTGAAATAGCTGCCAAGAGAATCGTATGGGGCAAATTTTTAAATGCCGGACAAACCTGCGTAGCTCCAGATTATCTGCTTGTTGAAGAATCAATACATGAGCAGTTTTTGGAAATGGTGAGAAAATATATAACAGAATTTCAATACAGCCCGGATGCTGAACACTATACAAGAATTATCAACCGTAGAAATTTCGACAGACTCCTGAAACTTATCGATAAGGAGAAAATCTATTTTGGTGGAAATTCGGATGAAAATAAATTATATATAGAGCCTACTCTTCTGAATAATATAAGCTGGGAAGATGATATCATGCAGGAAGAAATTTTCGGTCCCATACTTCCGGTCATTGGTTTTACAAATTTCAATCTGGTTTTAAACAGTATTTTGGAGCAGGAAAAACCACTTGCTGCTTATCTTTTCACAAGGAATTCTGAGGAAAAAGAAGCTTTCACCGCAAAACTTTCTTTCGGTGGCGGATGTATCAATGACGTCATTATGCATTTGGGCAACGACAGGCTTCCATTTGGAGGAGTTGGAGCTTCCGGTATGGGAAATTACCATGGAAAATATGGCTTTGAGGCTTTTTCCCATCAAAAATCTATTCTGGAAAAAGCGACCTGGGGTGAACCTAATATCAAATATCCTCCGTATTCTGAAAAAAAATTAAGCTGGATCAGGAAACTGTTGTAAATAAAAAACCGGGAATTTTTCCCGGTTTTACTTTTATGACTTAGGAGCCCATTGATTAAAGAACTCTTGTACTTTTTCCTTACTGTATCCTTTTCCTTCTTCAAGAACTGAACTGTCTTTTAAGACATGAACTATTTTTCCGTTTTGATCTAAAACAATGAAAAAAGGATAACCCACCTTTTCATTAATATCTATATACTTAGCAAAAACTTTTTCATTCTTATTATCCGGCGAATAATTCAGGTGATAATATAAATAGTTTTTATTTACGGTTTCCTTCAATTCTGGAGTACTCTGTACAAAATTATTAAAACGGAGACACCAGATACACCAGTTTCCACCAGCTTGTATCATAATGTTCTTTCCTTCTTTTTTAGCCTGAGCAATCAGTTTATTGATATCAGCTTCGGCATTGGCTTTCGGATCATAAGGTTTAGGAAGTTTTGACTTTTCCTCACCTGCTTTCTTCTTCGCATCCAGTTCTGCATGATCGGTTTTTACCAGCAAAGCATTATCTTTTTTTCTTGCTTCCGGCTGATTTTTGGTTTCCTGGGCAAAAGCAAGTACGCTTAATCCCAAAAAGGCTATGATCGACAATTTTTTCATAACATAAAAATAAAAAAAATATTACTTATTGCAAGCAAAAATAGAACCATAATTTTATTATCACTAAATTTGCATGTTTTATGAATTTCCTAATCAAAATATTATATTTCATTTCTAAGCTTCCGCTCAAAGTATTGTATATTTTTTCGGACGTTATCTTTTTCCTAAATTATTTTCTGGTAGGATATAGAAAGAAAGTGATCACACAAAATTTAAAAAACTCTTTTCCTGAAAAATCGGATGAAGAGATTAGAATAATAAGAAAGAAATTTTATCTTAATTTTTCTGACTATCTTGTAGAAACCATTAAATCTTTCAGTATTTCTGAAACCGAATCAAGGGTCAGAATGCAGCACATCAACCAGGAAGTCTTCCATGATGCTAAAGCAGAAGGTAAAAATATTATTATGCTGGCTGGCCATGTTTTCAATTGGGAGTGGATGAATGCTTTCGCAAAAATTATTCCCCAGAAACACTGTCATCCGGTATACAGAAAGGTCAACAACGACTTCTGGGAAAACCAAATGAAGATCGTAAGAAACAAATTCGGAAATGAAGCTCTGGAGGCCAATGAAGTGATCATGAATATCTTCAGGTCTAAAAATGACGGGGAATCAGCTTATATGTTTGTAGCAGATCAAACTCCGCATGTAGCTCATGTTAATTACGGATTAGAATTTCTAAATCAAAAAACTCCGGCTTTTATAGGCTATGATAAGCTGGCAACCAGAATGGATCTTGCTTTTATTTACTGCGAAATGAAGAAAGTAAAACGGGGCTATTACCAGGTAAATTATCACAGAATTTATCCGGATGGTGAAAAGTTTACAGAACATGAAGTCGTAAGAAAATTCCACAAGCTTCTGGAAAATACTTTACATAAGCACCCGGACAATTATCTCTGGTCACACAGAAAGTGGAAATACCAGGATTCCATCAAAACTTTTGATGCTGCCAAAATATAAATTCAGATGTCTAAAAAATTAGCAGTTGCCATCTTAAACTGGAACGGTAAAAACTGGCTTGAGAAATTTCTTCCAGATGTTGTCTGCTTTTCTCAGGAGGCGGATATTTATGTGATCGACAATGGTTCTACCGATGATTCTGTAGAATTTCTGGGAATTCATTTTCCTACGGTAAAAATTATTCAAAACAGTCAGAATTACGGTTTTGCGGGCGGATATAATGAAGGTTTAAAGGAGATCAAAAATGAATTCTATTGTCTTCTCAACTCTGATGTAGAAGTTACCGCGAACTGGATCAGTCCCGTATTGGATTTACTAGAGAATAATCCTTCCATCGCAGCTGTACAGCCTAAGATTCTTTCTTTCAATAATAAAAAATATTTTGAATTTGCCGGAGCTGCCGGCGGGTTTATTGATAATTTAGGTTATCCATACTGCCGAGGACGTATCTTTGATGATCTGGAGGAAGATAGAGGGCAATATGATGATGAAACAGAGATTTTCTGGGCTTCAGGGTGTTGTTTTTTTATCCGTTCAAAAGATTTTTGGGAACAAAATGGCTTTGATGAAAGATTCTTTGCCCATCAGGAAGAAATAGATCTCTGCTGGAGACTGATCAATTCAGGAAGAAAAATTTTCTACACCGGAAAATCTAAAGTTTATCATGTAGGCGGCGGAACTCTGAATAAGCAAAGTGCTCAGAAGACCTATCTGAATATCAGGAATAATCTTTCGATGATGCTGAAAAACCTTCCATTTCCAAGACTGATCTG
The Chryseobacterium sp. W4I1 DNA segment above includes these coding regions:
- a CDS encoding lysophospholipid acyltransferase family protein, yielding MNFLIKILYFISKLPLKVLYIFSDVIFFLNYFLVGYRKKVITQNLKNSFPEKSDEEIRIIRKKFYLNFSDYLVETIKSFSISETESRVRMQHINQEVFHDAKAEGKNIIMLAGHVFNWEWMNAFAKIIPQKHCHPVYRKVNNDFWENQMKIVRNKFGNEALEANEVIMNIFRSKNDGESAYMFVADQTPHVAHVNYGLEFLNQKTPAFIGYDKLATRMDLAFIYCEMKKVKRGYYQVNYHRIYPDGEKFTEHEVVRKFHKLLENTLHKHPDNYLWSHRKWKYQDSIKTFDAAKI
- a CDS encoding aldehyde dehydrogenase encodes the protein MEIQEVVSSQKAFFKTHQTKNIKFRKMYLEKLRDLIIKNEDLMCEAIHQDFGKSKFDTFTTELSFVLNDIDYYLKNINSLSKSKSVRTNLSTQIGKSSIHPEPLGCVLVIGAWNYPYQLSLSPMIAALAAGNCCILKPSEIAENTMKVMSKLINENFPPEYLYVYEGGIDETTELLKLKFDKIFFTGSTKVGKFIYKAAAEHLTPVVLELGGKSPAIVTKDADLEIAAKRIVWGKFLNAGQTCVAPDYLLVEESIHEQFLEMVRKYITEFQYSPDAEHYTRIINRRNFDRLLKLIDKEKIYFGGNSDENKLYIEPTLLNNISWEDDIMQEEIFGPILPVIGFTNFNLVLNSILEQEKPLAAYLFTRNSEEKEAFTAKLSFGGGCINDVIMHLGNDRLPFGGVGASGMGNYHGKYGFEAFSHQKSILEKATWGEPNIKYPPYSEKKLSWIRKLL
- a CDS encoding thioredoxin family protein, with translation MKKLSIIAFLGLSVLAFAQETKNQPEARKKDNALLVKTDHAELDAKKKAGEEKSKLPKPYDPKANAEADINKLIAQAKKEGKNIMIQAGGNWCIWCLRFNNFVQSTPELKETVNKNYLYYHLNYSPDNKNEKVFAKYIDINEKVGYPFFIVLDQNGKIVHVLKDSSVLEEGKGYSKEKVQEFFNQWAPKS
- a CDS encoding glycosyltransferase family 2 protein — encoded protein: MSKKLAVAILNWNGKNWLEKFLPDVVCFSQEADIYVIDNGSTDDSVEFLGIHFPTVKIIQNSQNYGFAGGYNEGLKEIKNEFYCLLNSDVEVTANWISPVLDLLENNPSIAAVQPKILSFNNKKYFEFAGAAGGFIDNLGYPYCRGRIFDDLEEDRGQYDDETEIFWASGCCFFIRSKDFWEQNGFDERFFAHQEEIDLCWRLINSGRKIFYTGKSKVYHVGGGTLNKQSAQKTYLNIRNNLSMMLKNLPFPRLIWLIFFRLCLDGIAGIYFAFKNGFPHLWAVVRAHFGFYAQLPGTWKLRQKDQKVHFYQSKWLIFKHFLGGK